CCACGCAGAGACCGGCGCCACGATCAGGGCAGAGACAGCAATGATGGTATGCGTGTGTAGCCTCATCGGTCGTGCGGACACTCCGAACAACGACGTCTTGGCTTTCCGCCTGAGGACAAGGGGCTTAAGCCCCTTGTTTGCCGGTGGGCTCGGTCGTGTCCGTCCCCCTCGCGACGGCACACGCCCGCCCGTAGACCATCCTTGCGATTGCCCGGCTTTCTGTCCACAAGAAAAACGGCCCCGGGAGCGATTCCCGGGGCCGCCTGATCCAAGTTGTCGGTTTTCAGAACCCGATTTGGAACGTGAAGTAGTGGTTGTCGTCGAAGAACTCGCTCTGCGACCAGGCATAATCGAAGTACAGTGTCGTCTCACCCAGCGTCAGCGCGGCGCCGCCGCCCAGCGTCAGGCCGTAGATGTAGTCCTTCTGATCGGCGGCGGTGTACCCGCCGCGCAGGAAGAACTTGTGGTCGTAGCCGTACTCGGCGCCGACCTTGTATTCGTCCTGGGCGAAGTTGTTGGACTGGAATGCGCCGGTCACATTGCACTCCGAGCGGTTGCCGGCGACGAACTTGTACGCCGCTCCGAGCTGCACATATGACGGAATTTCGAAGCTGGCGGGTTGCGTGCGCGTCGTATGCGGCAGCGAGTTCGGGTCGTCGCCGACCTGCGTATTCTCGTCAAACCCCGGACCATCGAAGCGCATGTCCGGCCCCAGATTCTTGATCACGGCGCCGAAGGTCAGGTTGTTCCACCCCGGATCATAGCGGAACCCGATGTCGAACGCCGCCCCGGTGGCCGTCTGTTCGGCGATCTTCTCGTAAACGAGATTGCCGCTGATCCCGAGGGAAACGCGGTCGGTCAGCGTGCGTGCATAGGACAGCCCGATGACCGAGAACGACGACGAGAACATCTCTCCCGTGCCGTCGGGGGCGTCCACCGTGGTGACGAGCTCGTCATTCATTGAGAGGATCTTGGCGGTCAGGGCCAGCACGCCGGCGTCGCCCAGACGACGGGCCGCGGCGACGTAGTCCACGTCGATGTCGGCGATGTACTTCCGCCGCGACAACATCAGGTCGGTCCCCTGCACGGTCGCGGCGCCGGCGGGATTCCAGAACAAGGCGTCAATTCCGGTGGCGTACGCCACCGAGGATCCCCCCATGGCGGTGCCACGTGATCCGACCGGGATGCGCAACTCCTGCCCTCCGGCCGAACCGATCTTCAGGTCGCTGCCGGCCACGGCACTTCCCACGATGAGGAGCACCACCGCCCCGGCCATCGCCCATTCACGATATCGCATCTTCTGCCTCCATCTCACTTGGTCCCGCGGTGCGGGACCCGGCAACGAATCCGGTTAGTAGGTGTTGAGCTGCTCCACCTCGGTGAAGACCGCCACCTTGCCGATCTTGGTGCCAAGTCCCTCCGCCTCGACGTGATAGATGTAGAGCCCCGAGGCGACCGGCAGGCCGGTCTCGGTCAGCACATCCCAGACGATCTCCGCACTCCCCGGATCGTCCTTCACCAGCGTCCGTACCAGGTCGCCGGCAAGGTTGAAGATGCGGATCGTTGTCTTTGCCGCCGGCACGTTCACAAACTTGAGCACGCGGTTGAACTGGTCTACCTCCAGCGCGGTGACGTTGTAGTAGGGGTTCGGGACCGCGTGGACCGCGTCCACCGCGTTGGCAATGACCGTGCCCTCGACCGTGCCGGGCTTTGATGTCGTGAACTCATAGACGTCGTTCGGCGAGATGACGTGATTGGCGAGAATCTCGAATTGGTCCTCGCCCGTTCCCCCCGGCGAATAGGGGACACTGCCCCGGCGGGCCACCGTGAGGAAATACATCACCGGCAGCGGATTCAACAGGGCGTTAATCTGGTAGTCCGCCACGGGCGTCTCGCTGTAGTCCGCCAGGAAGATCCACAGCCACTCGCGCGGGCCGCTGCCGCTCGTGTTGCTGGCAGCGCTGTAGTCGGGTGGCCAGTACTTGCCGTCGACCATTCCGCCATCGGCATTGTTCTCCATGAAGCCGACCGCCAGCCGTCGTGGGGGATCGACATCGATGTCCCAGGCCGACAACGGCACGCTCGTCGTGAAGTCCTGGTAGTCGTAGGTCTCGCCCGTGTTCTTGATGTAGGGCTCGAACTCGGGGCGCGCCGGCGGCGACGAGGCCCCACGCAGGTACCGGTAGCCATACGAGACGTTGGGATCGCTGGGATCGTAGTTGCCGTTCTCGTCCACTTGGGCGAACTTCAGGAGCACATTGTGGATCCCATACGCGGGCACGCCCGGCTCCTCACAGTATCCGAACAGGTAGCAGGGTGACATCCACCCGATCGCTCCATGGAATCCCTCGAACTCGAAATCACCCGCTCCCCCGGCCCATGTCCAGCGACGCGTGCCAGCGGGGATGCTCCAACCGGCGTCCGGATCACCGTCATCGCCGGTCTTGACGCCCTCGGGGGGATTGACCACCCGCAGGACCATGCCGTCGGCACCCTGGCTGGCAATCCCGGGGGCTTGGTTTGCCAGCAGCACTGTGTCATGGGGTGTCTGCCGACGGATCAGGTTCCAGGTGATGTCGGGATTGAAGTTGACGCGATACGTTGCGCCCGTGATCGCGCCCTGATCGTAGTAGTCAATGAGCACGATCCCATCCGATCCGCCGGCGATGTGCCGCACGGTGTCGCTGCCGGGAATCGTGTCCGCCAGTACCCCGGTCATCGACCGCGGCGTCACGCCATCGGGCGGACTGGAGGGGAGATTCTCGAACGACTCGGCGATGATCCCGAACGTATTCGGACCGATCGCAAAGTCGGTCTTGTTCTGATCATCGTAGTTGTAGGTCGTGACCGCGAAATAGTAAGGTCGGTTGTTCACCAGTGTCCCGCCACGGATGCGGTCCTGCGTGACCCAGAGCTCGTGTTTCAGGTCGGTGTTCTTGCCCCATTGCACGACGACCCGCTCCTTGCCGCTGGGATTGTCGAGGTCCATGTAGATGCGCTCGACGTCGTTCTTGACGTCAAAGGTCGCGATCTTGGTCCACGGGCCGGAGCTGGACGCCCCTTGGTAGATATTGAACCCCTCCATCACAAATGTCTGGAGGATCGTCGGTTGACCCGTAGAATCGGGGGGACCGTATCCGTATTGCACATTGCCATCGGCCTCCGGACCCCACAGGAGTTGCACAGCGCCGTCGTTGGGAATCTGCCACACCGTCGGCGCCGGCGGCGGTCCGGGGATGTTGAAGTTGACATCGAACACCGACTGCGCCGTCGCGTCCAGCCGCTTCAACTCCGTTATGGAGCTGAGGCGATCGGCCCCCTGTCCGACGATGACGGCGGCGACGACTTCCTGAGTGTCGCCCGGCTCCATGGTGAACGGCCCGGAGGTCATCATCCAGCGACGGTCGGCGGGGTCGGAATCCAGCCATCCGGTTCCGGCCACCGGGTCACCGGACATCATGTAGGTGGTCGGTTCGCCCGTCTCGGGGCTGATCTGCACATTGCCATCTTTGTCCAGCCCCAGCATGTAGTTGTATGTCTCGATGTTATTCGACGGGTCGGTGGCATTGATGTACTTATTGAATGAGGTCATCGGCAGATTGCGATACCCCTGGATGTACCGCCCCTTGCTGGAGATCCAGGCGGAATCGCCCGCCGAGGCAACGATCGGGCCTTGGAAGAAGTCGAACCCGACCGCCGGCGCGGCCGCACCATATGTCGCGTCGTCTCCCGAGTTGTAGCAGTACCCCAGGCCGAGCAGCGAGTCGCAGCCGACCAGGTCATCACTGGCGTCGCCCAGATCGGGATCGGCCCACAGAGAGACAAAGGCGCTGTCGAGCCGGTTGCTCCCTTTGTTGATGAGCGTGTAGCGCATGAAGATCGTTTGTCCGAGCGCTCCCTGACGGGCATATCCCCAGACATAGTTCTGGACTTCGATGCCCATGGGACCCTCGGAGCCGCTTCCGGGATCGCTCAAGCGCCCGGCAGGGTCTGCGTCGTTGTAGACCGCCCAGAGTGACTGGTCACCGACGAGGCTCGGGATGCGGTTCCCCTCGGCGTCAAGCGAATCGCCGCCCGACGCGTTCTTCAGCGCCGGGGCGCCGTCGTCGAAGGGCCAGTCACTATAGTCGATGCTTGTTTCCCGGGTGTCCCCCTGCTTGATCTTATAGACGTGAAACCCGCCCTGATCGGGCTGGGCGGCACCGTCCACCATCGGTCCGGGTACAAAGTCGTTGGCGTACTCGGCCGTGGACGTGCGCACCTTGCCGTTGACCTTCGCTCCCAGCCATATACCGGCGGCGAAGATCACCGACTTGTTGGTCCCTTTGGGGAAATACAGGCCGTCGTTCTTTCCCAGAAAGCTCGACTTGTCGTAGGCAAACGACCCGGTATTGGTGACGAACATGAGCAGCGAGTTCGCGTCGAAGTACGTGGTGTTGTCGATAACGGCAATGCCGGCGGATCGCGGCGACGGACGCGGCCCGGCCGCGATCAGCAGCAATGCCGCGGCCGGCATCAGCAACGCTGCGACCAGCCATCTGTGGCGTTTCATCCATGACCTCCTTGCACCGATCCGCCCTGCGCGGATCCTGACCGTGCGCTCTCTTCCCTGTGACGCCGCCTCAGAATGTCCACCGCACGCCGAAGCGAATCTGGCGCGGTGTGTCGAAATTCAGCGGATCGTTTTGTCGTAGTTCATACTTCTCCGTGGCCGTCAGGCCCGATTGATCATGCGGCACGGACAGGTCCGGATTCGTCGCGAACGACTGCCCCTCCGGAGTCTCCAGCCACCCGGTCTGATCCGCAAGACCGGTTCCTTCGTACACGTCGACGACGTTTTCCCGATCAAAGACGTTGATAACCCAGAGGTACACGTCCAGAGTCAGACGCCCGAGCGGAATCTCGCGGTTGGCCTTCAGGTCGAGACGATATGTCCACGGGGTGCGACGCGAGTTGATCGGCCCGGCGGGATTCGTCGAGAGATTCGCCAGCGAGACTTCGTTGTACACCTCGGCCGGCGAGTAGGGGAAACCGCTCCCTGCGGTGAACACAAAGTTGACACCGGTGCGCTCCAGGGGGTAGGTTTCTCCGAGCCGCGGTCCCTCTTTGGCGCCGGCCCGGATGTCCAAAATCCCGGTCAACTTGTGGCGTTGGTCGAATTCCAGCGCGCTGGTGTGCTTGGGGGGCTCGGAGTTGACCCAGGCGATGTTCGACTGGGTGTTGGCGAATGAGCCCGTGCCGTTGGCATATTGCAGCGTATAGTTCAGTTGCGTCGAGATGCCGTGGTTGCGCCGCATATCGAGCTGAATCTCGATTCCCTTGACGGTGCCGTAGTCGCGGTTCCGGAACGTCGAGAAGCTGTTGGGCGCGGCCGGCTGCGTGACAACTTCCGTCAGGTTCTTGATGTCTTTGAAGAACGCGGTGACGTCGACGGCGGCGAAGTCCGACACCCGTTTGCGCCAGCCGGCCTCATAGGCGGTTGTCTCCTCCGGCTCGAGGTTGGGATTGCCGAAGGCGAAGTAGTACCCGCCGCTCTTGATCTTGAACTCCAGATAGTCGTAGTTCACATACAGGTTCTGCAGATCGGGCCTTTGGAAGAATTTCCCATAGGAGAAGTGGAACACCGACCCGTCGGCCACCGGGAAGGCAACCCCCAGCCGGGGCGACACCCGTGACACGGACTCGGATTCCGTCAGGTCACTCTCGGTCAGGCGTCCCGCCTCCAGCGCCAGACTGTCGCGCTCGCTCTTGGGGCGCGTCGGATCCTTGGAGGCTTCGGCATCGCGCCCGAACGGGTCCAGCGGGTTTTCGGGGTCCAGCAGACGCTCCGTCCGATAATCGAAGTAATCGAACCGAAGGCCGGCGTTGACGACCAGTCCCTCCCATTCGAATTTGTCCTGCAGATACCCGGCCAGGTTGACCGGGTGCTTGACGCCATTGGGGCCGCCGTCGTCGACCTCATTGGCGGCCACATCATAGCCGAAGAAGTCGATGTCTTGGAACCCCTTGGGCTCTCCCTGATAGATGTTCGTCGGCCACAGATGCTGGTAGCGGCGCAACGTGTGGCGCTGGAACTCGGCCCCGAACTTCACCTCGTGGTTCGGGTGCACCTGGCTGACGAAATCGAAATCCCCGCCTATATATGAGGAATAGCGCTGCAGGTAATTGCGCCAGACGCGTCCTTCATCACCCCGCCACATGAAGGTGTGCTCCTCAAAGACGGAGTCTGGTACGCCGTCACCCGTGATGTCGCGCATTCCCATGAACACATCCAGGGTCGTGTCGAATACGACACTCCCGACCAGACTGTCGGGATACAGACTCTTGGTGGCATCCTCAGGGTCTGGGAACAGCGGCCGCGGTTGGTTGATGCTGTCGGGGACCAGTTCATAGTCGTCCCAGGAGTAGAACAGCCGCGTGTCGTCGAACTGCGGGTTCACATTCGGGCGCCCGTATCCCCAGATGTTGTCAAAATAGACGCCGTCCCCCCGCTTGCGGGCGGTGGAGAACCAACTGAGGGACGCCGTATAGAAGGTCTTCGGATTCAGCGTGTGGGTCATTTCCCCCCACAGCGAGTAGTTCTTGTCCTCGTAGCGCGGCGTGTGGTCGATGTCGAAGTTGTAGTCGCGCCGGTACTCGCGCCAGTTTTCCTGGGAGCCAATGGAACCCAGGCGGGCCACGATGTTCCCCGACGGGCGCCAGTTCAGTTTCCCCTGCCAGTTCCACAGACCGGAGAAGTCGTTGGGGAGAATACCGCCGGCGCGGGAATGGGGATTGCGGTCCCCGGCCCAGCGCCGTTCACCGGCGGCGTAGAAGGTCAGCTTGTCCGAGCCCTTGAGGACAGGTCCGTTCAGGACGGCGGAGTAGACGTTGTAGTCGTACTTCTCGCCGTGGAAGTTGTCGGTGATCGCCTCCACCGTCCCATGGTAGGCGGCCTCACCCTCTTTGGTCGTGACGTTGACCGCTCCCGACATGATCAGCCCATACTCGGCATTGAAGCCGCCGGAGACGACCGAGACCTCTTCGATCGAGTTGTTGTTGATCTGGGTCGTCGACAATCCCGTCAGCGGGTCCTGCTGGGAGAAGCCGTCGACGTAATAGGCGACCTCGGAGGCGCGTCCGCCGCGCAGGTTCAGCACGCCGGTCGTCGAGTTCTCACGGGCGCCGCGCTGACGGGCCGCCGTGTTGTCGTTGTACCGCACCGCCCCGGTCTGCAGACCGACAATGTCCTGATAGCCGCGTGTCGGCAGGTTCTGCACGTCGTCGGTGGTCACGATGCGCAGCGTCGATGTCTGGTCCTGCTTGACCAGCGGCCGCTCGGCGGTCACCGTAACCGCTCCCATCTCCACGGCCTGCGTCGACAATTGGAAGTCTTGGGTCGTGGTCAGGTCGACGGAGACCGCGATGTTCTTCACTTCCATGGGCGTGTAGCCCACGATGGAGGCCTTGAGAGTGTAGTACCCCACCGGGATGTTCAGCAGGACGAATCGCCCGTCCTGGTCGGTCAGTGCCCCCCACTGTGTCCCCTCGACCGAGACGGCAGCCCCCGGGATTGGTTGCCCGGTGCTTTGGTCTGTTACCACGCCGGAGAGCTTTCCGGTCGTGCCGGCCCACGCGGCGGTGACCGCGATCAGGACCGCGAGAGGAACAACCCATTGGGTTTTGATTGAGTAGCGCAAGGGTCCCTCCTTGGTTTCGCGTCAATGCCTATTGACAACTTCCTATATCGACCGAATCAGCCAAACGATAACCCCCCGAACGCAAACAGGATGCAGGACGCACTATCGGCATCCACCCACCACCCCGGGGACGGGAAGCGGACACAGCTCCGCCGCATACCGTTTCATGCTGCGCAGAGCGCCGTCCAACGACTCTTGATGCGATTGCTTGGGATCGTCTGTAGCTCACGACAGCCCGTCACCTCCGATCGGGCAATGGTAAGCCGGCAATTATCCGACGCGAGATTGCTCGGGGCGTCGACGCTTGTGGGGTTCCGCCGTTGCGAGGTCTGGCGAGAAGCGTCTGTTGCGGTCCTGTGCGACCGACACCCCCCGATGGTCGGTCTCGACTAAGATACCGCCATCACAAACAACGAATTTCGTGTAGATTAGTTCCCTGTCAAGTGCAAATCGGCTGCTCAGTGGAATCGTTTGGAGGGTATCGGAGCAGCCCTGTTGCCGACGGGCCGCCCATCTCAAACCAAGTAGACGGTTCCCTGTGCGGCAGCACTACGTCACTTGCCGGAGGAATTCGTCTTCATTCCAGATCGGCACACCGAGGTTCTGAGCCCTGTCCAGCTTCGAGCCGGGGTCAGCGCCGGCGATCACCGCCGTCGTCTTCTTTGACACCGACCCGGCGACATGACCGCCGAGCGACTCGATCTTCGCCT
Above is a window of Candidatus Zixiibacteriota bacterium DNA encoding:
- a CDS encoding PorV/PorQ family protein produces the protein MRYREWAMAGAVVLLIVGSAVAGSDLKIGSAGGQELRIPVGSRGTAMGGSSVAYATGIDALFWNPAGAATVQGTDLMLSRRKYIADIDVDYVAAARRLGDAGVLALTAKILSMNDELVTTVDAPDGTGEMFSSSFSVIGLSYARTLTDRVSLGISGNLVYEKIAEQTATGAAFDIGFRYDPGWNNLTFGAVIKNLGPDMRFDGPGFDENTQVGDDPNSLPHTTRTQPASFEIPSYVQLGAAYKFVAGNRSECNVTGAFQSNNFAQDEYKVGAEYGYDHKFFLRGGYTAADQKDYIYGLTLGGGAALTLGETTLYFDYAWSQSEFFDDNHYFTFQIGF
- a CDS encoding TonB-dependent receptor, giving the protein MRYSIKTQWVVPLAVLIAVTAAWAGTTGKLSGVVTDQSTGQPIPGAAVSVEGTQWGALTDQDGRFVLLNIPVGYYTLKASIVGYTPMEVKNIAVSVDLTTTQDFQLSTQAVEMGAVTVTAERPLVKQDQTSTLRIVTTDDVQNLPTRGYQDIVGLQTGAVRYNDNTAARQRGARENSTTGVLNLRGGRASEVAYYVDGFSQQDPLTGLSTTQINNNSIEEVSVVSGGFNAEYGLIMSGAVNVTTKEGEAAYHGTVEAITDNFHGEKYDYNVYSAVLNGPVLKGSDKLTFYAAGERRWAGDRNPHSRAGGILPNDFSGLWNWQGKLNWRPSGNIVARLGSIGSQENWREYRRDYNFDIDHTPRYEDKNYSLWGEMTHTLNPKTFYTASLSWFSTARKRGDGVYFDNIWGYGRPNVNPQFDDTRLFYSWDDYELVPDSINQPRPLFPDPEDATKSLYPDSLVGSVVFDTTLDVFMGMRDITGDGVPDSVFEEHTFMWRGDEGRVWRNYLQRYSSYIGGDFDFVSQVHPNHEVKFGAEFQRHTLRRYQHLWPTNIYQGEPKGFQDIDFFGYDVAANEVDDGGPNGVKHPVNLAGYLQDKFEWEGLVVNAGLRFDYFDYRTERLLDPENPLDPFGRDAEASKDPTRPKSERDSLALEAGRLTESDLTESESVSRVSPRLGVAFPVADGSVFHFSYGKFFQRPDLQNLYVNYDYLEFKIKSGGYYFAFGNPNLEPEETTAYEAGWRKRVSDFAAVDVTAFFKDIKNLTEVVTQPAAPNSFSTFRNRDYGTVKGIEIQLDMRRNHGISTQLNYTLQYANGTGSFANTQSNIAWVNSEPPKHTSALEFDQRHKLTGILDIRAGAKEGPRLGETYPLERTGVNFVFTAGSGFPYSPAEVYNEVSLANLSTNPAGPINSRRTPWTYRLDLKANREIPLGRLTLDVYLWVINVFDRENVVDVYEGTGLADQTGWLETPEGQSFATNPDLSVPHDQSGLTATEKYELRQNDPLNFDTPRQIRFGVRWTF